In the Marinobacter sp. MDS2 genome, TGACCATCAATGGCACACTGCCACCGGTTCGAATCATCAACATCAATTATCTGGGCAGTCAGGTTCGGGTGTTTTGGGAGCAAGCAGATGCAGCCAAAAAGTATCGGTTGCAGCTCTCTGAGGAGCCGGGGTTCCAGAACATCATCAAAGAAGCCGACGTGCCGGATACCGCCGCTTCGTTGCGGCTGATTCCCGGAAGACGCTATTTTGTACGCGTGAAAGCGGTCGCGGACGGCCCGATAGCCAGCCGCTGGGGGCCGGGGCGCGAGCTTTATCTCGACTAATAACCTACTGAACCACCAATAGCATAAGGCCCATGACCAAGGACTGGCTTACCATCAAAAACGCGCCGTTGGCTTTGGGCCTTCTGCTTTTACTGAGTCTGTTTCTTTTCCAGAGCGAAGAGCTACCCGACCGCCTAGAGCACTGGCTTTACGATCAGGCAATCGCGTCGTGGCCCGCAGCCGTAAGCGACCAAGTTGCAACGATTGCCCCTGACCATTGGGCTGCTTTCATCCCTAGCGTTGCGGTATTGGTGGTGCTGGCCTCGCTGCTGCCACGCCTAACCCCGACTTATATTCTGATTGCGTGTCTGACCACGATTGGCCTGAGCATTTCCGGCTACCTGCTTGTGCTGATTTACCTGCAGATACAATTGCCCGTCATAAACGCTTTACTGCTAACCGTCATTGCAATACCCATAGCTATCGGATTTCGGCTGGCTATGACAAACCGCTTTCTGAATGCACATCTCGACGATATGGCCAGCGCACCCAGCTTGTCTCTGCCACAACCGGCCAAACGGCAACCGGCTCAGCTTCTGGAGCATTTTCAAGCACTTCTGGAACCGGAAGGATGGCTGCTCTCGGAAAACGGGGAACTGCTGCAAATTCATGGCATGACCATGGCGCAATCCCCCCATTTACCCGAAACTGGCCAGTGGGTTCATCAACTGAACCAAAGCTGGGTGAAACTCGAACGGGGTAGTTCAACCTATGTACTAGGGCTGACTCTGAGAAATGACCTGAGCCGGGAGGTGACCCAACAATATCTACGCCGTCTCGAACTAGAGGCCGATACAATCACCGGTTCCAACCAATATTCCGCTCAGGCGTTCTCACCTCGCTTAGAAAAAATTCAGCCGGCAAACAAACGGCTTAGTCAGATGCAGTCGTTCATTGAGCACAGCTTCGAACACATGCCAGACGGCATTATTGTGACCGATGAGCTGGCAGTGGTCCGGTTTGCCAACCGCCACATTGAAGACTGGTTCCGTGAACCGATGCCCAGCCTCAGCGGCATGCCGTTGATCAAACTACTGCAAGGCCATGACCCGAAAGAGAACCCACCCTGGCACGAAGTCGTCTCGGAAACCCTGACCCTGAACGAAAGCCGGAAGGTAAATTTAAAAGTACACGGCAGAGACTTTATCCTTCATTTGGCCCCGGTCACCCTGCCCGGAGACAGCCAGTCGGGCATTATTGCCAATCTCGCTGACATCTCGGAACTCCGGGAACAACAACGCCAGCACCGCCAGGTGATCGATTTTATATCCCATGACGTGCGTTCACCGCTGGTGTCTCAACTGGCGCTGATTGAGCAACTGAAACGGGACCCCTCGAACATCAACGAGCACCAGATCGAACAACTGGGCAAACTGGCACGACGCAGCTATTCGCTGGCGGAGGAGTTCGTCAACCTGGCCCGCGCCGAACAGCTGTCAGAAACCCGGTTTTACGATTGCGACCTGCTGGCCATTGTCGAAAACGCACGAGACAGCGTGATTGAACAGGCTCATGAGAAGCATATTCGACTGGAATTGAATGACACCGATGACCTGTGGTTACAAGGAAATGCGGAGCTGCTGGAGCGGGCTGTCATTAACCTGCTAACCAACGCTATTCAGTACAGCCCGCCGAACACCACGATCACCATCCAGGTATACCAGGCTGGCCACATTGCCGGGCTTGCGATTGCCGATGAAGGCTCAGGGATTGATGAAAGCGAACTACCCTATCTGTTCGACCGTTACCATCGTCAGCGCCATAACGAAATTGCCGGCAACCACGGGACAGGGCTAGGCTTGGCTTTTGTAAAAACCGTCGTGGAAAAACACAAAGGAAAGATTTACGTCGATTCGCTGCCGGGTGAAGGTACCACCTTCACCCTAAAGCTACCGATTGCTGACCCGATGGGGTAACGGATCAAGCGGGGTATCAAGACTGGATGGTTTTACTCACCGGCTCTGAAGGCTCGCTGATCAGCCCTTGCTTATCCTGCACCTGAATCGTGAAATACCAAGTACCGGTATCGAGATTCTCTACGGTGTGGGACATCTCCGGATAGGACTCCGCCTCCTCCAGCACAATTTCCTCGTCAAGATTATCGAGGTCCTGACCGTAGCGGATCACGTACTTATCCAGCTCGCCCATGGCAATTCCATCGCCGTTGACGCGGGTAGACGGAGCAGCCCAGCTCAACACCGCCGAACGTGGCTCTTCGGACGATTCGGTTTCGGCTGTCTCGCCTGTATCTGCTGACGAGCCCTTCCCGGGATCTGCAGACACAGAACCGTTTGTTGACGTTGAATTGGAAGCGGCAGCGTCCGAATCGCCTGAACCGCCGCCACACCCTGCCAGCAACAATCCCAGCGTAAACGCGGCAATCCATGCCTTTGACATTCTAATGACGCGCTTATTAAACATTCTGCACCAGTTTTTCGTCGAATTTGTGAAATTCTATAAAATCGACGGAGTAACGAGTACAGAGAAACGTCGGTCTTTTTGTTGCTAATTCGTCAAGTTTTGGTCAGTTTGGTTACATTCCAATCGCATAACGTTCAGCTGAGCTTTATACCAGGCGCCAGTGTGTCCGGCATCAACAGGCTTGCCGACTCCATACCGGCGACAGGGTAAGAACAATAATCGGCCGCATACCACGCACTTGCCCGATGATTGCCACTAGCCCCCACGCCACCAAATGGCGCCGAACTTGACGCACCCGTGAGCTGCTTGTTCCAGTTCACTATGCCGGCACGGATTCGCTGATAGAAATACTCGAAACGTTCTTCACTATCGCTGAACAGCCCAGCCGACAAGCCGAACCGGGTGTCATTTGCCCGCTCGATGGCCTCATCAAAATCAGCGTATCGGATGACCTGCAGCAATGGTCCGAAGACTTCTTCATCTTCGATGTCGGCTACCGGAGTCACATCAATCAGGGCTGGCGACAACAAGCCGGTGCCCGGCTGGAGCAGCTTGCCTGAAACCAGGGCGACCGCCCCCCGGTCCACCAGCTGCGACTGAGCCGCCAAAACACCTTCGGCAGCCGCCTCGGATATCACACTCCCCATAAACGGCGCGGGATCATCAAAAGCACCGCCCACTTTGATCGCTTCCACCGCTTTTGTGAGCGCGGCCATAAAACCGTCTCCCCACGACCCTTTCGGCACCAGTAAACGCCGCGCACAGGTGCAACGCTGCCCCGAGGTAATATAAGCGGACTGGATGGTTTCATAGACGGCCGCGTGAACGTCGGCCGGTTCGTCAACAATCAGCGGGTTGTTGCCGCCCATTTCCAGCGCAAGAATCTTCCCGGGATTGCCCGCAAACTGCTTGTGCAGAATTTGTCCGGTGGCGGAGCTGCCGGTGAAAAACAAACCATCAATATCCCGATGGTTGGCCAGCGCTATACCTGTTTCTTTGGCGCCTTGCACAAGGTTTAACACGCCTTCTGGCAAGCCGGCTTCCAGCCACAACTCCACCATTTTCCCGGCTACGGCAGGGGTTAATTCGCTGGGCTTGAACACCACGGTATTGCCCGCAATCAACGCGGGCACGATATGCCCGTTCGGAAGATGGCCGGGAAAGTTATAGGGGCCGAACACGGCCACCACGCCATGGGGTTTGTGGCGCAGCACTGCACGAGCACCCGCCACCTCGCTACTGCGCTGGCCCGTGCGCTCGTTATAGGCTTTGACGGAAATCTCGATTTTCCCGATCATCGCCGCCACTTCCGTTCGGGCTTCCCAAAGCGGTTTACCGGTTTCGGTGGCGATACAGATGGCGATCACCTCTTTCTGTTCACCCAGCAATTCGGCAAATCTCCGAGCGATATTCACTCGCTGATCAAACCCCTGCCCTACCCAATGGGCGCTGGCAGCTCTTGCGGCCGATACAGCCGCCGCAACTTGAGCCTCATCGGCCGCTTTTCCCTGCCAAAACAGCTCACCGGTAGCCGGATTCAGCGACGAGAATGCCGCGCCCTGTCCTTCAAACCATTCGCCGTTAATCATTACCGGAAGCGTCATTTGAAACTCCTTTCTAACTGAAGGGAACTGGATAGCAGGCGGTGCTGCACATTGAGTAAGCGTAGCAGGCTATTTGCGGGCCTGAATATCCACCGGCGGTACGCCAAGATCCTGCCACTTCTCGGGATGACAGGTGAACAGAAGCAGCTGATGCCGTGTGGCGGCATCGAACAGAATGCGCTTCATGTCGTCCAGCCGCTCTTCATCGCTGTGGACGAGCGTGTCATCCAGAATGATCAAGGTTGGGCGGCCGGCTTCACGCAGCAAATCCGCGTAGGCCAAACGGCTGATCAAGCCCATTTGCTCCCGGGCACCAAAGCTCAACTCTGTCACCTGACCAAGTTCCGCTCCCCGTGTGAATGTTCCGGGGCGCAGATGCTCATCCACTTCCAGAGTGGCTTGGGGAAACAACACCGACAGATAGTGATCAAGATGCTTTTGCAACGGTGCTTGCAGTCTTCGGGTCAACGCTTGTCGCTTCTCGGTCAGCAAGGTCAGCAACAAATCCAGCGCCCGCGCACGGCGGTGCAACTCCTGATAACGGCGATAGCACCGCTCAAGCTCTGCCTCTTGATCATTGAGCTGTTCTTCCAACCCTTCCGCGCCCCAAGCTTCCAATCGGACTTTAATATCACGAAGCTCGCGTCCGCGCGCCTCATGGGTCTGGCGGAGGTTGGCAATGGTGCGCTGATAACGCTCTATGTCTTGTTTGAGTATATCCGGGCGGGCGTTCAGAATTTCTCGTGAACGGCGCTCTATGCTTTCTTCCAGCGCTTTAGCTTTGCGCCCAAGGCCAAGCAGTTCGTCGGCAATTTGCTTCAGTTGCTGCTGGCGCTCTGGGCTTTGCTCTTCATCGGCTAACCGTTGCCACTCGGCTTGCGCGGTGTCTCGGGCCTGCTGAACCGACATCATTGCGCTGCGATGCTTCTGATCTTGCGCTTCCGCGGCGGTGAGAGCAGCCGCTGCTCGCTCAAACGCTGCGTCCGCCGCGACCAACTCGAGCACCTCTATAGAGGCGTCTGGCTTGGGCGTAGCCGACAATTGCTCCGTGGCACTTTCCAGCTCTCGTTGCGCTTCTCGCTGCTCGATCACCAGCGGATCAATGCCCGCTGGAGCGACCGATTTGAGCAACTCTTCAGCGTGTTGCTGCGCCCGCCCGGCCTTTTCGAAAGCCGACAACCGGTTCTCAGCTGACAGCACCGAATCAACACCCAACGTGCTCTGAAGCTCAGCCACAGTCTGCTGCAAGGTAGCGAGGTTTCGCCGGGTGCTGGCCAGCGATTCACCGCCCGGGGTAATTCCCAAAGTTCCCACCCCCGGAATGACAACACTGGATTCTTCCAACAACTGCTGTTCGCCTTGGCCTTGCAGCGCGTCGCCGTTCAAGGCGACAGATCGTTCGGGCTCAAGGTTCCAACTAAAGCGAGTAGCAATCGCGTTTGAACGGATCGTCTCTTCGTTCAACTGACGCTCTGCGATTTTCAGGCGCTGCACCGCTGCCGCATCGATCCGGTTGTCTCGAACCTGCTGTCGCGCTTGTTCAACCTGCTTCTGATAGTCGCGGGCCTTGGTCAGGTTATCAGCCAGCTGCTGGACACGCTGCTCCAGACGCGTTGCGTCCTGCTCCAACCGGGATCGGGCCTCATGCAGGCGGGCTTGTTTAACGTGCTGTTCGGCCGTTTCATAAGCGGCCTTGGCTTCGCGTAACCGCGCCGCATTGGCAGGCGCTTGCAATTCCAGCCGCTGAACATCGGCCTGTGCTTTATCCAAATCGACTTTGCGGGCCGCCAATTGCCGACTCAGGTTTTCTTGATACGCTTGGTTTTGCTCCAGCAAACGCCGGCTCTGCTGCAATTGTTCGAGCGTTGCTTTCTCTTGAGCCTGCGCCTGTTCCAACTGCTGAACTTGCTGATAACGCACCTGAGTTTCTTCCAGCTGCCGCTGCGCGTCTTCCCATGGGCGCTCGGCTTCTGTGCGCTCATACTCTTTAGTGAGTTTACCTAAGCGGTCTACCTGCTCCTGATACCTCTGAATGCGCGCTTTCAGCTCGCTGATCGTCTGCTCCGCTTCCAAGCGATCTTTATCCAGTTGCGCGTATTCGCCTCGAGGTTTTCCGGTTCCGGTCAGAAGCTGATTACGCTGAACCCGAACCGCCTCAATAACCTCATCACCACCAGAACTGGCCACTTCACCCACGAGCGAATTCAGGGCCGATTTCAGGTGGTCTCCAGCGTGCTCA is a window encoding:
- the astD gene encoding succinylglutamate-semialdehyde dehydrogenase; protein product: MTLPVMINGEWFEGQGAAFSSLNPATGELFWQGKAADEAQVAAAVSAARAASAHWVGQGFDQRVNIARRFAELLGEQKEVIAICIATETGKPLWEARTEVAAMIGKIEISVKAYNERTGQRSSEVAGARAVLRHKPHGVVAVFGPYNFPGHLPNGHIVPALIAGNTVVFKPSELTPAVAGKMVELWLEAGLPEGVLNLVQGAKETGIALANHRDIDGLFFTGSSATGQILHKQFAGNPGKILALEMGGNNPLIVDEPADVHAAVYETIQSAYITSGQRCTCARRLLVPKGSWGDGFMAALTKAVEAIKVGGAFDDPAPFMGSVISEAAAEGVLAAQSQLVDRGAVALVSGKLLQPGTGLLSPALIDVTPVADIEDEEVFGPLLQVIRYADFDEAIERANDTRFGLSAGLFSDSEERFEYFYQRIRAGIVNWNKQLTGASSSAPFGGVGASGNHRASAWYAADYCSYPVAGMESASLLMPDTLAPGIKLS
- a CDS encoding fibronectin type III domain-containing protein, encoding MSKAWIAAFTLGLLLAGCGGGSGDSDAAASNSTSTNGSVSADPGKGSSADTGETAETESSEEPRSAVLSWAAPSTRVNGDGIAMGELDKYVIRYGQDLDNLDEEIVLEEAESYPEMSHTVENLDTGTWYFTIQVQDKQGLISEPSEPVSKTIQS
- a CDS encoding PAS domain-containing sensor histidine kinase, coding for MTKDWLTIKNAPLALGLLLLLSLFLFQSEELPDRLEHWLYDQAIASWPAAVSDQVATIAPDHWAAFIPSVAVLVVLASLLPRLTPTYILIACLTTIGLSISGYLLVLIYLQIQLPVINALLLTVIAIPIAIGFRLAMTNRFLNAHLDDMASAPSLSLPQPAKRQPAQLLEHFQALLEPEGWLLSENGELLQIHGMTMAQSPHLPETGQWVHQLNQSWVKLERGSSTYVLGLTLRNDLSREVTQQYLRRLELEADTITGSNQYSAQAFSPRLEKIQPANKRLSQMQSFIEHSFEHMPDGIIVTDELAVVRFANRHIEDWFREPMPSLSGMPLIKLLQGHDPKENPPWHEVVSETLTLNESRKVNLKVHGRDFILHLAPVTLPGDSQSGIIANLADISELREQQRQHRQVIDFISHDVRSPLVSQLALIEQLKRDPSNINEHQIEQLGKLARRSYSLAEEFVNLARAEQLSETRFYDCDLLAIVENARDSVIEQAHEKHIRLELNDTDDLWLQGNAELLERAVINLLTNAIQYSPPNTTITIQVYQAGHIAGLAIADEGSGIDESELPYLFDRYHRQRHNEIAGNHGTGLGLAFVKTVVEKHKGKIYVDSLPGEGTTFTLKLPIADPMG
- a CDS encoding AAA family ATPase, giving the protein MKLQNLRVEQLRQFRNPFVLDNLQPGLNLIHGPNESGKSTLVRAIRAAFFERYRSTAVDDLRPWGDSAAAPTVTLEFEHQGETWRLTKSFLQRKRCDLTIGTRSFSEDDAEEKLAELLGYQYPKRGASKAEHWGIPGLLWVEQGTGQDLEQSVEHAGDHLKSALNSLVGEVASSGGDEVIEAVRVQRNQLLTGTGKPRGEYAQLDKDRLEAEQTISELKARIQRYQEQVDRLGKLTKEYERTEAERPWEDAQRQLEETQVRYQQVQQLEQAQAQEKATLEQLQQSRRLLEQNQAYQENLSRQLAARKVDLDKAQADVQRLELQAPANAARLREAKAAYETAEQHVKQARLHEARSRLEQDATRLEQRVQQLADNLTKARDYQKQVEQARQQVRDNRIDAAAVQRLKIAERQLNEETIRSNAIATRFSWNLEPERSVALNGDALQGQGEQQLLEESSVVIPGVGTLGITPGGESLASTRRNLATLQQTVAELQSTLGVDSVLSAENRLSAFEKAGRAQQHAEELLKSVAPAGIDPLVIEQREAQRELESATEQLSATPKPDASIEVLELVAADAAFERAAAALTAAEAQDQKHRSAMMSVQQARDTAQAEWQRLADEEQSPERQQQLKQIADELLGLGRKAKALEESIERRSREILNARPDILKQDIERYQRTIANLRQTHEARGRELRDIKVRLEAWGAEGLEEQLNDQEAELERCYRRYQELHRRARALDLLLTLLTEKRQALTRRLQAPLQKHLDHYLSVLFPQATLEVDEHLRPGTFTRGAELGQVTELSFGAREQMGLISRLAYADLLREAGRPTLIILDDTLVHSDEERLDDMKRILFDAATRHQLLLFTCHPEKWQDLGVPPVDIQARK